From one Verrucomicrobiota bacterium genomic stretch:
- a CDS encoding glutamate--tRNA ligase, with translation MVRVRFAPSPTGFFHIGGARTALFNWLYARHTGGTFVLRIEDTDRERHIPGATEVIFDSLHWLGLDWDEGPEVGGDYGPYFQSQRDTIYQEYLEILRKNDKVYEQEGAIFFRVSHEPQLIDDLIHGPVYRAEEKDFVIFRSNGTPTFHFVNVVDDAAMQISHVIRGADHLSNSSKHVELFKALGVQPPKFAHIPLILKTNGAGKMSKRETGALVEDYHKQHFIPEALRNYLCLLGWSPKDDREIMPIEEVIRLFDLPEINKTNARFDERKLAYMNAEYIKNMPLEEFLRRGKELLDVHTDEAYIDQVLTICQEKLRSFTELGRFVEYFFDENFERPQAEWEKLSKFNPRPRLEEFLNAADALTEFNETNLEQMIHDLSEQHGVKTGDYIHTVRFAVSGRGVGPSFYRMLPVLGKKRVLARIRRTLEIFQS, from the coding sequence ATGGTACGCGTTCGTTTTGCACCGAGTCCGACAGGGTTTTTTCATATTGGCGGGGCGAGGACCGCGCTGTTTAACTGGCTCTACGCGCGCCATACCGGGGGGACTTTTGTTTTACGCATAGAAGATACTGATCGCGAACGACATATTCCAGGGGCGACGGAGGTTATTTTTGACAGTCTTCATTGGCTTGGGCTCGATTGGGATGAAGGTCCGGAAGTCGGTGGGGATTATGGCCCTTATTTTCAGAGTCAACGTGATACAATTTACCAAGAATATTTGGAAATTCTCCGAAAAAACGATAAAGTCTACGAGCAAGAGGGGGCGATTTTCTTTCGAGTTTCACACGAACCGCAGCTCATTGACGATTTAATCCACGGGCCTGTTTACCGTGCGGAGGAAAAAGATTTTGTAATCTTTCGCTCGAATGGGACACCGACCTTTCATTTTGTCAATGTGGTCGATGATGCTGCGATGCAGATTTCCCATGTGATTCGTGGGGCTGATCACTTATCGAATTCTAGCAAACATGTAGAGCTCTTCAAAGCACTCGGTGTGCAGCCGCCAAAATTTGCCCACATTCCGTTAATCTTAAAAACCAATGGAGCGGGGAAGATGAGTAAGCGCGAAACCGGAGCCCTGGTTGAAGATTATCATAAACAGCACTTTATTCCCGAAGCACTACGCAATTACCTTTGTTTACTCGGGTGGTCTCCCAAAGATGATCGCGAAATTATGCCGATTGAAGAAGTGATTCGTCTCTTTGATCTCCCTGAAATTAACAAGACGAATGCCCGTTTCGATGAACGTAAATTAGCCTACATGAATGCGGAATACATTAAAAATATGCCGCTCGAAGAATTTTTACGCCGCGGGAAGGAATTACTCGATGTTCATACGGATGAAGCCTATATCGACCAAGTCCTGACGATTTGCCAAGAAAAGCTACGTTCATTTACCGAATTAGGGCGTTTTGTAGAATACTTTTTCGATGAAAACTTTGAGCGTCCGCAAGCAGAGTGGGAAAAGTTATCGAAATTCAATCCGCGTCCACGTCTCGAAGAATTTTTAAATGCTGCCGATGCGTTAACAGAATTCAACGAAACGAATTTGGAACAGATGATTCACGATCTTTCCGAACAACATGGCGTTAAAACCGGGGACTATATTCATACGGTTCGCTTTGCGGTCTCTGGACGCGGTGTTGGTCCGAGCTTTTATCGGATGTTGCCTGTCCTCGGTAAGAAACGGGTATTAGCACGTATTCGTCGGACACTCGAAATCTTTCAATCTTAA
- a CDS encoding sodium:proton antiporter — translation MILTNSVLAAVGCVLILALCRVNVVIALTTGAFVGGILGGFSPQKTLEIFALGLGGGANIALSYGILGAFAAAVAHSGVPIWLSQKIIAFVRRPRGKPIFVKVLMFILIGGLAIASQNAIPVHIAFIPILIPPLLEVFAELQIDRRVVGNLISFGIIFAYMWIPYGFGSIFLESILRTHLVQNGLSVSLKEVMLGMTFPAIGMIVGLLLSFYRYRKPRDYSCTKIHSIQTREEKPCTRRDMIVSSSAIFGALVVQIVLESTIASAMAGFLIFTLGGVVGWRESDNVVTQGFKMMSLIAFIMIAASGFSAVLRATGDTQALVQWLSDAVHGNSFLAACGMLSVGLLITMGIGSSFSTVPIIAGIYVPLCLELGFSPLATICIVGATAVIGDAGSPVSDTMLGVTSGLNADGQHDHIWDSCVPAFIDFNLPVIAFGLLGALWL, via the coding sequence ATGATTCTGACGAACTCGGTGCTCGCCGCGGTTGGCTGTGTACTTATTTTGGCTTTATGCCGTGTCAATGTCGTGATTGCGTTAACGACAGGGGCATTTGTAGGTGGTATTTTAGGAGGATTTTCTCCTCAAAAGACGTTGGAGATTTTTGCATTGGGACTTGGTGGTGGTGCGAATATCGCTCTAAGCTATGGCATTCTCGGGGCGTTTGCGGCTGCGGTTGCCCATTCAGGAGTTCCGATTTGGTTATCCCAAAAAATAATTGCTTTTGTTCGACGTCCACGTGGAAAGCCTATTTTCGTAAAGGTCCTAATGTTTATCCTGATTGGTGGCTTGGCGATTGCTTCGCAAAATGCGATCCCAGTTCATATTGCGTTTATACCGATTCTTATTCCACCTTTGCTAGAAGTTTTTGCCGAACTACAGATCGATCGTCGTGTCGTCGGCAATCTCATTTCGTTTGGGATTATCTTTGCCTACATGTGGATTCCATATGGCTTTGGTAGTATCTTTTTAGAAAGCATTTTGCGAACCCATTTGGTCCAAAACGGTTTGTCAGTGAGTCTTAAGGAAGTAATGTTGGGTATGACGTTTCCGGCGATAGGGATGATTGTCGGGTTGCTATTATCGTTTTATCGTTACCGGAAGCCACGAGATTATAGTTGTACGAAAATTCATTCTATCCAGACCCGTGAGGAAAAACCGTGTACGCGTCGGGATATGATCGTTTCGAGTTCAGCAATTTTCGGAGCACTTGTTGTTCAAATTGTTTTAGAAAGTACCATTGCGAGCGCAATGGCAGGGTTCTTGATTTTTACGCTAGGCGGTGTTGTTGGCTGGCGCGAATCGGATAACGTCGTAACCCAGGGATTCAAAATGATGTCGCTCATTGCGTTTATCATGATTGCAGCTTCTGGATTTAGTGCAGTTCTACGTGCGACGGGCGATACACAAGCTCTCGTTCAGTGGCTAAGTGATGCAGTTCATGGCAATTCCTTCCTTGCAGCTTGTGGTATGTTATCCGTTGGGCTTTTGATTACAATGGGCATCGGTTCTTCATTTTCAACGGTTCCGATTATCGCCGGTATTTATGTTCCCTTGTGTTTGGAATTGGGCTTTAGTCCACTGGCGACAATCTGTATTGTCGGGGCAACAGCGGTAATTGGCGATGCGGGATCACCGGTATCGGATACGATGTTGGGTGTTACATCGGGACTCAATGCGGATGGCCAGCATGATCATATTTGGGATAGCTGCGTACCGGCGTTTATTGATTTCAATCTTCCGGTGATTGCGTTTGGGCTGCTCGGTGCGCTTTGGCTGTAA
- a CDS encoding nucleoside deaminase: MYMQCPFPKKFPSQLQKDDEFFMSMAYNEAIQAYEADEIPVGAVIVYQQQIIASAHNRVKTLNDPTAHAEMLAITQAAQFIGDWRLNETTLYVTKEPCPMCSGATIMARVGTVIFGFSDPKMGGLGGAFSLQNLPQTNHRPVIKQDVLKESCYELVRRFFDTRRHRIEEINDL, encoded by the coding sequence ATGTACATGCAGTGTCCTTTTCCGAAAAAATTCCCCTCACAACTCCAAAAAGACGATGAATTTTTCATGTCGATGGCCTACAACGAAGCTATCCAGGCCTATGAAGCCGACGAAATTCCCGTCGGCGCAGTAATTGTCTATCAACAACAAATCATTGCATCTGCACACAACCGCGTCAAAACGCTCAATGATCCAACTGCACATGCCGAAATGCTCGCCATTACCCAAGCAGCGCAATTTATCGGCGATTGGCGGCTCAATGAAACGACGCTTTACGTCACCAAGGAGCCCTGCCCTATGTGCTCCGGTGCTACGATTATGGCTCGCGTCGGAACGGTTATTTTCGGTTTTTCCGATCCTAAAATGGGCGGTCTTGGCGGTGCATTTTCGCTACAAAATCTTCCACAAACCAATCACCGGCCCGTTATCAAGCAAGATGTTCTAAAGGAATCCTGCTACGAACTCGTTCGTCGATTTTTCGATACCCGACGTCACCGCATCGAAGAAATCAATGACCTTTAA
- a CDS encoding 1-deoxy-D-xylulose-5-phosphate synthase yields MVLERIEGPADVKKVSVQELKRLCDDVRQAILKKLSEHGGHVGPNLGMVEATVALHYVFNSPKDAIIFDVSHQCYAHKVLTGRKDGFLDPERFDRISGYTNPHESEHDRFTIGHTSTAVSLACGLMKARDLKSEKRNVIAILGDGSLSGGEAFEGLNNVAELGTNGIVIFNDNQMSIAENHGGVYQNLKALRDSNGQCPCNFFKSMGFDYRYVANGNDVHALVAAFSEVKDIDHPVVVHINTVKGKGLSIAEQDKETWHCCGMPFDLKTGASAARSMENYADLTAEYLLREMQHNPKLVAITSGTPTVFGFTPQRRQQAGKQFVDVGIAEEHAVAMASGIAAGGGRPVWGVFSTFVQRTYDQLSQDLCINNNPAVILVFMGTLNGFRDITHLGFFDIPVISNIPNMVYLAPTCREEYFSMLEWSIRQTAHPIAIRVPANGVISDKNRKVADNYDHLSQYTITHSGSEVAILALGSFYQLGETVTALLHEKIGMGATLINPRFITGLDTRLLEGLKQRHRLVVTLEDGVLDGGFGEKVARYYGTSNMKVLNCGAPKAFVDRYDPETFFEQCRLTPPQIVEDIQKILTVIA; encoded by the coding sequence ATGGTTTTGGAGCGTATTGAGGGCCCTGCGGACGTTAAAAAAGTTTCTGTGCAGGAATTGAAACGACTCTGCGATGACGTTCGGCAGGCAATTTTAAAAAAGCTCAGCGAACACGGCGGACATGTTGGCCCTAATCTTGGGATGGTGGAGGCGACGGTTGCGCTGCATTATGTTTTCAACTCGCCCAAAGATGCGATTATTTTCGATGTCTCTCATCAATGCTATGCACACAAGGTGCTTACGGGACGCAAAGACGGCTTTTTAGACCCGGAGCGATTTGACCGCATTTCAGGCTATACCAATCCTCATGAAAGCGAACATGACCGATTTACCATCGGGCACACCTCGACGGCTGTTAGTTTGGCGTGTGGTTTGATGAAGGCGCGCGACCTCAAGAGCGAAAAACGCAACGTTATAGCAATTTTAGGCGATGGATCGCTCAGTGGTGGCGAGGCCTTTGAAGGTCTCAACAACGTTGCGGAACTTGGCACCAATGGCATTGTTATTTTCAATGATAACCAGATGTCTATCGCTGAAAATCATGGCGGTGTCTATCAAAATCTCAAAGCACTTCGCGACAGTAATGGGCAATGTCCTTGCAATTTTTTCAAGTCTATGGGCTTTGATTACCGGTATGTTGCCAATGGGAATGATGTCCATGCACTCGTAGCGGCATTTTCCGAAGTCAAAGACATCGACCACCCTGTTGTGGTTCACATTAATACCGTTAAAGGCAAAGGCCTGTCGATTGCGGAACAAGACAAGGAAACGTGGCATTGCTGTGGCATGCCATTTGATCTAAAAACCGGGGCAAGTGCGGCTCGCTCCATGGAAAATTATGCTGACCTCACCGCGGAATACCTCTTAAGAGAAATGCAACACAATCCCAAACTCGTTGCAATTACCTCCGGTACACCGACAGTTTTTGGGTTTACTCCCCAGAGGCGTCAACAGGCAGGAAAACAATTCGTCGATGTTGGTATTGCGGAAGAACATGCCGTCGCCATGGCTTCGGGGATTGCTGCAGGAGGCGGCCGACCGGTTTGGGGCGTGTTCAGTACTTTTGTTCAGCGGACGTACGATCAACTCTCACAGGATCTTTGCATTAACAACAACCCGGCAGTCATCTTAGTCTTCATGGGAACGCTCAATGGTTTTCGCGATATCACGCACCTCGGATTCTTTGATATCCCGGTTATTTCCAATATTCCCAACATGGTCTATCTGGCTCCAACGTGTCGGGAAGAATATTTTTCGATGCTCGAATGGAGTATTCGCCAAACCGCCCATCCTATCGCGATCCGGGTGCCTGCTAATGGCGTGATTTCGGACAAAAATCGGAAGGTCGCTGATAACTACGACCATCTCAGCCAATATACGATCACTCACTCGGGCTCCGAAGTTGCAATTTTGGCTCTCGGATCTTTTTACCAACTCGGCGAAACCGTCACTGCCCTACTTCACGAAAAAATAGGCATGGGTGCCACGCTGATTAATCCGCGCTTTATTACGGGTCTCGACACAAGGCTTCTAGAAGGGCTCAAGCAACGACATCGCCTTGTCGTTACACTTGAAGATGGCGTTCTCGATGGTGGATTCGGCGAAAAGGTCGCCCGTTATTATGGCACAAGCAACATGAAAGTGCTGAATTGTGGCGCACCTAAAGCCTTTGTCGATCGATACGATCCCGAGACATTTTTTGAGCAATGCCGCCTTACGCCACCACAGATTGTTGAGGATATTCAAAAAATCCTCACAGTAATAGCATAA
- a CDS encoding site-2 protease family protein yields MATSHFQLIVISCLWVLISLTFHEWAHACVAVAFGDPTPKNQGRFTLNPLAHISFFGSVVIPLLCAFSSFQVLGWARPVEICPENFKHRKLGDLCCSLAGPLMNFFFAFLLVIASEWACRHSASWGSLLLIGASCNISLGLFNLIPIPPLDGAHVLKIIFRISEMAFLSYASVGSLLLLILINIPWFSTGFAIIHRSVFLWLDAVVLRYCF; encoded by the coding sequence ATGGCGACATCACACTTCCAGTTGATCGTTATTAGTTGCCTTTGGGTGTTGATTTCGTTGACGTTTCACGAGTGGGCGCATGCCTGTGTCGCTGTAGCGTTTGGTGATCCGACGCCAAAAAACCAGGGCCGTTTTACCCTAAATCCCTTGGCGCATATTTCATTTTTCGGGTCGGTCGTCATTCCATTACTTTGCGCATTTAGTTCCTTTCAAGTATTGGGTTGGGCCCGCCCCGTAGAGATTTGTCCGGAAAACTTTAAACATCGCAAACTAGGGGATTTGTGCTGTAGCCTTGCCGGTCCCTTGATGAACTTTTTTTTCGCTTTTCTATTGGTTATTGCCAGCGAATGGGCCTGCCGACATAGCGCATCATGGGGGAGCTTGCTGTTGATTGGGGCGAGTTGTAATATTTCCCTCGGACTTTTTAATCTGATTCCAATTCCACCACTCGATGGAGCGCACGTGCTTAAAATCATTTTTCGTATATCGGAAATGGCATTTTTGAGTTACGCTTCAGTTGGATCGCTATTGTTGCTAATACTCATCAACATTCCGTGGTTCAGTACCGGTTTTGCGATTATTCACCGCAGTGTATTTTTGTGGCTTGATGCCGTTGTATTGCGTTATTGTTTTTAA
- a CDS encoding alpha-amylase family glycosyl hydrolase, with protein sequence MGEAVEWVEWLDAKRGVVKWRDGFSISHFQEFFREFTINGAPVAVQWKQAPLSVWLREYAYGTQDGRIVSGVSEAYLAKNCVGGEKIYLAAEINGWLSQGLDARWELHPQTIDERLFYVTTIASEEVKDNFQFKLVTECWRWLPVGEFFKNKIISEQNAENFYYDPTLHPKALSVFELENQKYSCADAATLFVENEKFQINYDHYLASLSSTAFLGAHVEDQKTFFGLFAPQARIVEVLWKVSLGAEWNTFPMECNSEEGTWSAVIEKDLSEQYYMYRVTRIQGSAAVTTDVVDPYAQALVQREGPGIIVNSQKVDGIYPHRSAPEELVIYECHVRDMTAKVTSITPEDRLHFSGLCQLIENGYFESLGINALELQPIQEFDNEKPEGYHWGYMPVNYFSPASAYASCPERASQIEEFKKLVETCHRHGLSVILDVVYNHVGNPNHLYAIDDRYYFRQKSGDGTLENFSGCGNDLKTENPMVRRLILDSLQHWIEMYDVDGFRFDLAELIGLPFLEEAREKLQQLKPNLVMIAEPWSFRCYVGHEVKATRLQAWNDEFRNFIPQYVHGHGNREGLRYFLRGSVDFRSSFPAQSINYLASHDDYCWLDAITENANHDGSYPTMNDLRRTHMALAILLLSQGVPMFAEGIELLHSKRGVENTYQRGDHNALSYMRQNEYPLTFQYIKNLIHLRQTSRLFQKRQSLPEDYAKIFPSARNDSAAAILLKLENVSGVLLALNPHETIAEFDLQNTSWEAFQQIADTFTFGTGCAHYPLSSMILEIPPMSCGVWVETQAGKNL encoded by the coding sequence GTGGGAGAGGCCGTTGAATGGGTTGAGTGGTTGGATGCGAAAAGAGGAGTTGTCAAGTGGCGTGATGGTTTTTCGATAAGCCATTTCCAGGAATTTTTTAGGGAATTTACGATTAATGGTGCCCCCGTTGCCGTTCAATGGAAACAGGCTCCACTCAGTGTGTGGCTGCGAGAATATGCTTATGGAACGCAAGACGGTCGCATTGTTTCAGGGGTAAGTGAGGCGTATTTAGCAAAAAATTGTGTTGGTGGCGAAAAGATTTACCTGGCGGCAGAAATTAATGGTTGGCTTTCACAAGGTCTAGACGCGCGTTGGGAACTGCATCCGCAGACGATCGATGAGAGGCTTTTTTATGTAACGACAATCGCGTCCGAAGAGGTTAAAGACAATTTTCAATTCAAGTTGGTTACGGAGTGTTGGCGCTGGTTGCCGGTAGGGGAATTTTTTAAGAACAAAATTATTTCCGAGCAAAATGCGGAGAATTTTTATTACGATCCAACACTCCATCCCAAAGCTCTTTCCGTTTTTGAGTTGGAAAATCAAAAGTACTCGTGTGCGGATGCAGCGACACTTTTCGTAGAAAACGAAAAATTTCAGATTAATTATGACCATTACTTGGCGTCGCTATCCTCAACGGCATTTTTGGGGGCGCACGTCGAGGATCAAAAAACATTTTTCGGATTATTTGCGCCACAAGCGCGTATAGTTGAAGTCTTGTGGAAAGTTTCGCTGGGCGCCGAATGGAATACTTTCCCTATGGAGTGTAATTCTGAAGAAGGTACCTGGTCAGCTGTGATTGAAAAAGATCTATCGGAGCAATACTACATGTACCGCGTAACGCGCATACAGGGTTCAGCAGCAGTAACGACCGACGTGGTCGATCCCTATGCACAGGCACTTGTCCAGCGTGAAGGCCCAGGAATAATCGTCAATTCCCAGAAAGTTGATGGTATTTATCCTCATCGATCAGCACCCGAGGAGCTTGTGATTTACGAATGCCACGTGCGTGATATGACAGCCAAAGTTACCTCCATTACGCCAGAAGATCGACTTCATTTCTCGGGTCTTTGCCAACTCATTGAAAACGGCTATTTCGAGTCACTTGGGATCAATGCGCTTGAACTGCAACCGATCCAGGAGTTCGATAATGAGAAGCCCGAAGGGTACCATTGGGGGTATATGCCCGTCAATTACTTTTCTCCGGCGAGCGCGTATGCTTCTTGCCCCGAACGTGCATCTCAGATCGAAGAGTTCAAAAAACTGGTCGAAACTTGCCATCGACACGGGTTATCCGTTATTCTAGACGTCGTTTACAATCATGTTGGCAATCCCAATCATTTGTATGCGATCGATGACCGCTATTACTTTCGACAAAAAAGCGGCGATGGGACGTTAGAGAATTTCAGTGGCTGCGGAAATGATTTGAAAACGGAGAACCCGATGGTACGCCGATTAATTCTCGATAGCCTTCAACATTGGATCGAGATGTATGATGTCGATGGTTTTCGTTTTGATCTCGCAGAACTTATAGGGTTACCTTTTCTCGAAGAAGCCCGAGAAAAGCTGCAACAATTAAAACCCAATTTAGTAATGATTGCGGAGCCTTGGAGCTTCCGGTGTTATGTGGGGCACGAGGTTAAAGCGACGCGATTACAGGCCTGGAACGACGAATTCCGGAATTTCATCCCGCAGTATGTTCATGGACATGGCAATCGCGAGGGCTTGCGTTATTTCCTCCGCGGATCGGTCGATTTTCGGTCTAGTTTCCCGGCGCAGAGCATCAACTATCTCGCATCGCATGATGATTACTGTTGGTTGGACGCGATCACTGAAAATGCCAATCACGATGGGAGCTATCCGACGATGAATGATCTTCGTCGAACGCATATGGCGCTCGCGATTTTGTTACTTTCTCAAGGTGTTCCGATGTTTGCAGAAGGTATCGAGCTACTACATTCCAAGCGTGGCGTTGAAAACACCTATCAGCGGGGTGACCACAATGCGCTTTCCTACATGCGCCAAAACGAATACCCGTTGACGTTTCAGTACATTAAAAACCTCATTCATTTGCGCCAAACTTCGAGACTGTTTCAAAAAAGGCAGTCTCTTCCCGAGGACTACGCAAAAATTTTTCCATCGGCAAGAAACGATTCTGCGGCAGCCATTTTATTGAAACTTGAGAACGTTTCCGGTGTTTTGTTGGCGCTCAATCCGCATGAAACAATTGCCGAGTTTGATTTACAAAATACGTCTTGGGAAGCTTTTCAACAGATTGCCGATACGTTCACTTTTGGTACTGGCTGTGCACATTATCCATTGTCGTCAATGATTCTCGAAATTCCTCCAATGAGCTGTGGTGTGTGGGTTGAAACTCAGGCAGGTAAGAACTTATAG
- the lptC gene encoding LPS export ABC transporter periplasmic protein LptC — protein MLRHFFHLLGGVFLLGSAHGDSLHQFAIPFFNSQGVKVYNISGKQADVFPGGRFCVQDVLITTTSEEAPDLSIMSDQAKIDLPNNEASGDGFIVVAHKQFSATGEQWELNGAQKQLTLNKNVQVFFEANPSR, from the coding sequence GTGTTGAGACATTTTTTTCATTTACTTGGCGGAGTTTTTTTACTTGGAAGCGCGCACGGCGATAGCCTTCACCAGTTTGCGATCCCGTTTTTCAACTCACAAGGCGTCAAGGTTTACAATATTTCAGGGAAGCAGGCAGATGTGTTCCCAGGAGGACGTTTTTGCGTTCAGGATGTCCTGATCACGACGACATCGGAAGAGGCTCCAGACCTTTCGATTATGAGCGATCAGGCGAAAATCGACTTACCCAATAACGAAGCCTCGGGCGACGGTTTTATTGTCGTTGCTCACAAACAATTTTCGGCTACAGGCGAGCAATGGGAATTAAACGGCGCACAAAAACAACTCACGCTTAACAAAAATGTCCAGGTATTTTTCGAGGCAAATCCAAGCCGCTAG
- the lptB gene encoding LPS export ABC transporter ATP-binding protein — MPCVLSAHDLCKTYGKRSVVQKVSLEVAAGEIVGILGPNGAGKTTTFYMIVGLVAPDSGQIVFEEQDISRLPMHRRAQLGIGYLPQESSIFRQLSVYDNLRIVAENLPIPAGSLDATIRHALEELGITHLASQKAYTLSGGERRRLEISRALMMNPKILLLDEPFGGVDPISVAEIQAIITQLKQKSIGILITDHNVRETLSIVDRAYLIHEGKVLCEGDRGVLLNDPRSRKLYLGERFSL, encoded by the coding sequence ATGCCCTGCGTTCTCTCAGCACATGACCTCTGTAAAACTTACGGGAAACGCTCGGTTGTCCAAAAGGTAAGTCTAGAGGTCGCCGCGGGCGAAATTGTCGGTATCCTTGGCCCTAATGGTGCCGGAAAGACGACAACTTTTTATATGATTGTCGGGCTCGTCGCTCCAGATTCCGGCCAGATTGTTTTCGAAGAACAGGACATATCGCGTTTACCGATGCATCGTCGCGCACAGCTCGGCATTGGATATCTTCCTCAAGAGAGCTCGATTTTTCGCCAGCTATCGGTATACGACAACTTGCGTATTGTTGCCGAAAATCTTCCGATTCCCGCGGGTTCGCTGGATGCGACTATTCGTCATGCGCTTGAAGAACTAGGGATCACGCATCTCGCATCTCAAAAGGCGTACACTTTAAGTGGCGGAGAACGCCGGCGGCTCGAAATCAGCCGTGCCTTAATGATGAATCCCAAAATCTTACTGCTCGACGAACCTTTCGGCGGCGTCGATCCCATTAGCGTTGCGGAAATCCAGGCAATTATTACGCAGCTGAAGCAGAAATCGATTGGCATCCTGATCACGGATCACAACGTGCGCGAAACGCTTTCAATCGTCGATCGCGCCTATCTGATTCACGAGGGGAAGGTACTTTGTGAAGGCGACCGCGGTGTCCTGCTTAACGATCCCCGAAGCCGCAAACTCTACCTCGGTGAACGCTTTTCGTTATAA
- a CDS encoding rhomboid family intramembrane serine protease — MPRVYRVGWQRSWSASCVLLTTMAATFLLSSVFGRHFHDIFALSIDGLRSGRIWQILTYSLMHADFWHLFGNGLILFFIGRVVEQQYGSRILYSLFFFASLTGALVWLLVSCTHPGRFLIGASAGCLGIFTYFCLALRDQPLTFLFFFVLPIRLRPRTLLAITVGLEVLGFLTQELAGYGMIANSAHLGGFLGGYLVYVLSQRGFDFGKMIQKQWKEWFIRKSTVQGDSYRLYIAKNASQRQEIDRILDKINATGFQSLTPGERDTLESAKQLMHR, encoded by the coding sequence GTGCCGAGGGTCTATCGAGTCGGGTGGCAGCGATCATGGAGTGCTTCGTGTGTGCTTCTGACGACGATGGCGGCGACGTTTTTGCTCAGCTCGGTATTTGGGCGCCACTTCCACGACATTTTTGCTCTTTCAATTGATGGGCTTCGGAGCGGTCGGATTTGGCAGATATTGACGTATTCGCTGATGCATGCCGATTTTTGGCATCTCTTTGGGAATGGTCTGATTTTATTTTTTATCGGACGCGTCGTCGAACAACAGTATGGCTCCCGAATCCTGTATAGTTTATTTTTCTTTGCGAGTTTAACCGGTGCTCTCGTGTGGCTTTTGGTAAGTTGTACACATCCGGGGCGGTTTTTGATCGGTGCTTCGGCGGGATGCTTGGGGATTTTTACGTATTTCTGTCTGGCTCTAAGAGACCAGCCTTTGACGTTTTTATTTTTTTTCGTTCTGCCGATACGACTGCGACCGCGTACGCTTTTAGCAATCACCGTTGGATTAGAAGTTTTGGGCTTCTTGACACAGGAGCTCGCGGGGTATGGAATGATCGCGAATTCCGCACACCTTGGTGGCTTTTTAGGGGGATACCTGGTCTATGTTTTGAGCCAACGGGGGTTTGATTTCGGAAAAATGATTCAAAAACAATGGAAGGAATGGTTTATCCGGAAGTCGACCGTGCAAGGCGATAGTTACAGACTATACATCGCCAAAAACGCGTCACAGCGCCAAGAAATTGACCGTATTCTCGATAAAATCAATGCGACAGGGTTTCAGTCACTAACACCGGGAGAGCGCGATACCTTGGAATCGGCAAAACAGCTGATGCATCGCTAA